The Leptodactylus fuscus isolate aLepFus1 chromosome 3, aLepFus1.hap2, whole genome shotgun sequence genome has a segment encoding these proteins:
- the CCNC gene encoding cyclin-C — protein sequence MAGNFWQSSHYLQWILDKQDLLKERQKDLKFLSEEEYWKLQIFFTNVIQALGEHLKLRQQVIATATVYFKRFYARYSLKSIDPVLMAPTCVFLASKVEEFGVVSNTRLISAATSVLKTRFSYAFPKEFPYRMNHILECEFYLLELMDCCLIVYHPYRPLLQYVQDMGQEDMLLPLAWRIVNDTYRTDLCLLYPPFMIALACLHVACVVQQKDARQWFAELSVDMEKILEIIRVILKLYEQWKNFDERKEMAAILGKMPKPKPPPNSEGEQGPNGSQSSNYNQS from the exons ATGGCGGGGAATTTCTGGCAGAGCTCTCACTA tttgcagtgGATATTGGATAAACAAGACTTATTAAAAGAACGACAAAAAGACTTGAAATTCTTATCTGAGGAAGAGTATTGGAAACTGCAGATATTTTTTACAAATG TCATCCAAGCTTTAGGGGAACACCTTAAATTAAGACAGCAAGTCATAGCGACTGCCACTGTTTACTTTAAAAGGTTCTATGCTCG GTATTCCTTAAAAAGTATAGACCCTGTATTAATGGCACCAACTTGTGTCTTTTTGGCATCCAAAGTAGAG GAATTTGGTGTTGTTTCAAACACAAGGTTAATCTCTGCTGCTACTTCTGTAT TAAAAACTAGGTTCTCTTATGCATTTCCTAAGGAGTTTCCATACAGGATGAATCAT ataCTAGAATGTGAATTCTATCTATTAGAGCTAATG gatTGTTGCTTGATAGTTTATCATCCATATAGACCTTTGTTACAATATGTGCAAGATATGGGACAAGAAGACATGCTGCTTCCACTGGCATG GAGAATAGTGAATGACACATACAGGACAGATCTTTGTCTACTATACCCTCCTTTTATGATTGCTCTCG CCTGCCTGCACGTGGCATGTGTTGTTCAGCAGAAGGATGCACGCCAGTGGTTTGCAGAACTTTCCGTAGACATGGAAAAG ATCTTAGAAATTATTAGAGTTATTCTGAAGCTTTATGAACAATGGAAAAATTTTGATGAGCGGAAAGAAATGGCTGCCATTCTTGGTAAAATGCCAAAACCAAAGCCACCACCCAACAG TGAAGGGGAACAAGGACCAAATGGAAGCCAAAGCTCCAATTACAACCAGTCCTGA